A genomic window from Quercus lobata isolate SW786 chromosome 10, ValleyOak3.0 Primary Assembly, whole genome shotgun sequence includes:
- the LOC115965396 gene encoding transcription factor MYB106-like, producing MGRTPYCDADGLKKGLWTPEEDQKLLTYIQQHGHRCWRSLPKKAGLQRCGKSCRLRWNNYLKPGIKRGRFSLQEDKTIIQLHALLGNKWSAITAHLPKRTDNEVKNYWNTHLKKRLSMMGIDPVTHKPTSTILGSANGDPKNALNLSHMAQWESARLQAEARMAKESKLRQHEPGDTTNALAPPLCLDVVKTWQSLMLNSIQDSLHNGSFGLGLGDNGGDLESPTSTLSFSKSAQAAVSTVVSSSDFNGVLGADHMNEVYTTQQHNMALDVGDVPITIQASDNEDGDFIEGIANNLLFNNLDMHSLSTFSTITSTTSTGNGEVHEMTKNYWNNILNFIS from the exons ATGGGAAGAACTCCATACTGTGATGCAGATGGCTTGAAGAAAGGCCTGTGGACTCCTGAAGAAGACCAGAAGCTCTTAACCTACATTCAACAACATGGCCATAGATGCTGGCgttctttaccaaaaaaagctg GTCTTCAAAGATGTGGGAAGAGCTGCAGACTGAGATGGAACAATTACCTTAAACCTGGTATTAAGAGGGGAAGATTCAGTTTACAGGAAGACAAAACCATCATTCAACTTCATGCTCTTCTAGGCAACAA GTGGTCTGCCATAACTGCGCACTTGCCAAAGAGAACAGACAACGAGGTCAAGAATTACTGGAACACACATCTAAAGAAAAGGTTATCCATGATGGGTATTGACCCAGTGactcacaagccaacaagcacCATCCTTGGCTCGGCAAATGGTGACCCTAAGAACGCATTAAATCTTAGCCACATGGCTCAGTGGGAGAGTGCTCGTCTTCAGGCCGAAGCTAGAATGGCTAAAGAGTCAAAGCTACGCCAACATGAGCCAGGTGATACGACTAACGCACTTGCACCACCACTTTGCCTTGACGTAGTAAAAACATGGCAGAGCCTAATGTTAAATTCCATACAAGATAGTCTTCACAATGGTTCTTTTGGTCTTGGTTTGGGTGACAATGGTGGTGATCTTGAGTCTCCGACATCCACATTGAGCTTCTCAAAGAGTGCACAAGCAGCAGTGTCAACTGTGGTATCATCATCAGATTTTAATGGAGTTTTAGGTGCTGATCATATGAATGAAGTATACACCACGCAGCAACACAACATGGCTCTTGATGTTGGAGATGTGCCTATTACCATTCAGGCTTCTGATAATGAAGATGGGGATTTCATTGAAGGGATAGCAAATAATCTACTTTTCAATAATCTTGATATGCATAGTTTATCTACCTTCAGCACAATTACAAGTACTACTAGTACCGGCAATGGTGAGGTACATGAAATGACCAAGAATTATTGGAAtaatattcttaattttataagttaa